The sequence ACAGGCATAGCATCATCTTTCCTGCGGAAAATCACTTTTACCCTGGCAATAAACTCCCGTACACTAAAAGGTTTAGTCAGGTAATCGTCCGCGCCGGTTTCCAATCCTACTACTTTATCAATCTCTTCCGACTTGGCCGACAAGATTAGTATAGGTGTATGCCGGTCGGTTTGCCTGATCCTCCTGCATATCTCCATACCGTTAATTCCTGGCAACATAATATCCAGAATAATCAGGTCAAAGGATTGCTCTTTAGCCGTAGCCAATCCCCGCTGCCCATTACTTTCGGCGAATACATGGCAGTTAAGATCATTCAGGTGAATGCTGAGTAATTCTACAATATGGGTATCGTCTTCTATAATAAGCACCTTGTGCATAAATCTGAGGTATAAAATTTTATCAAAAATCAGTAAAAATACCGTGGAAATAGCGCTGTGATACTTTTGTTATACTTCTGCAATCGCTTTGGGATATCACATCTGTTCCTTTGTCTTATCAAAAATTAGACAAATGAAACAGAACATCCTAAAACCATTAACAGCATTATCTGTAATTGTATTTCTGGCAGCCTGCAGCAAAGACAAGAAAGCGGAGCAACAGTCCAACACCATTACAATAGAGAATGTACTGGATAGCAAACCATTAGTAGAATCAGGCACATTCAAAGGTACAGGAGCACCTCCGGTAATCCTTCCCGGGCAATCAGTATCTTTTACTTTCTCGGCAGCAAAGAACCAACGGCTCACTTTTTCGACTATGTATGGCTGGAGTAATGACCTCTTTTTTGCACCGGAGAACCCGGGTATTAAATTGTATAACGATGACGGTACACCAATCACCGGCGATGTATCGACCCAGATAAAGTTGTGGGATAACGGTACCCGCGTTAACCAGGCGCCGGGAATGAACGTTACACATCCCGGAACGGCGGTAACTACACCACAAAACATTAAAGAAGTAATGAGTACCGATGATTACGGTAATACATATCTACCGGCTTCCAGCCTGATCAAAGTATCACTGGCCTACAGCGGTAACTCTACGTTTACTGCTACGATTATGAACACCTCAGGCGGTACGTCCAACGAAACACCCTTCAGCCCGGGAGTTTGGGCTATATCTTATGTAGCTGGCGGCAACCTGTTACTTCCCGAGCCCATTTATTCAGCAAATAAACCAACAGCAAACGGCCTGACAGATATTGCAGAAATGGGAGACAATACAGCCTTAAGCACTTATCTTACTGGCATTACAGGGATCTTTACTCCTTTATCTCCGATATTGGTAGTCGTGTACGATGGCAGTGAAAATCCATTTTATAAAGTGGGTGAAAATGATCGCGCTGAAGGACTGAAAGACCTCGCGCAAAAAGGAAGTGCAGATGCATTGGCTGCAGTGCTGAAAACTAAGGCAGGGGTTAAGAATGTATATGTATTGCCTGCGCCAACCAGCACGGTATTACTACCCAAAATTAACGGCGCAGATGGCGGTAAAGTATCTCAGCTGCTTAATATAGTAGCAGGTGACAGGATTGCCATCGCAACCATGTACGGATTCTCCAATGATTGGTTTTTTGCCACCACTGGCAATGGTATAGACGCTACACAGAAAGGTGACGTATCAGGTTCTGTTGGTTTATTTGATGATGGAACGGCGATCAACCAGTTTCCAGGTGCAGGCATTACCCAGTTCAACCTAGCGGGTACGCCACTGCAGGAAAACATTCCTATACAGGCAGTACCGAATCCTAATAGTTTTACCACTTTACCCGATCTTACTAAAATCATCAAAGTAACCTTGCAATAAACATGATAATCATAAAGCAGCCGGCCAAAGTGAGGACCGGCTGCTTTTGTATATGACTCAATTATATTTGCGAAATGCCACCGGCAACGAATAAATGTTGAAAGACATTTGCCACTATATTACTAATCATCTGTATCTACTTCGCAATATTCACGCGCAGGTTGATCTCAAAACTATTTCCCATAATAGTACTATAGCCCGTCGTCTGGGTGATGTATATGACCTGCAGGGAAAAAAGTGATTGGTAATTTAATCCTGCTCCTGCGCTTACGCTTCCACTGCTATGATACATCCCTGATACATTGGCCCAGTCATCCAGCAAACCAATATTTACCCCTGCATCAATAATATTGTCAGCACCATTGATACCCCGATAGGCGATTTTAGGTTCCACTTTAGAAATCTCTGTACCCGTATAAAATTTGTAAGAGGCAGCAGTATAGTAAGTGGCAAGTCCGGAAACACCCCTGTTATCGTTTTTAAACGTCGATATCAGGTTCGGCAAGGCTGCCTGAACTGTTAGGTGCAGATCAGTATAAGCTACCCCAAAATCACTTTCAAAGTAATTATCCCGCCTGTTAAAACGCCCTATCGACGGGTCATTTGTCTCCCCATTTACACTTTTGGTATCAAGACGCTGAATGTCCAGCGCCAGTGATAATCCGAAATGTAACGCCTGTGCACGCATGCCCAATGGCAGGTGATATGCATAAGTAAGCCCTACCTTGGTACGCTGCAATAAGCCAGACTTATCGTTGAAAATATTCAATCCGGCACCTACCCTGTTCTTAAGGTTCGCATCGGCAGTAAAAGTTTGTGTAATGGGTGCGCCTGGGATAGCATCCCACGGACGTCTGTAGGAAGCATTGATATGAATACCTGAATCCAGTCCGGCCATTGCCGGATTAGCCAGGTATTGATTAAAAAAGTACTGTGATTCCGGTGGTTCAAAATTGGAAACCGCGTTACCAGCTGATTGCGCCTGTGATGCCTGTGCGCTACAAAATAAGAGTATGAGGGTATAGATTTTTTTCATGTTAATTATTTCTGATCGCGAACAATAGTGATGAATCCTTTAAATGTATGTTGTCCTGAAGGGAACGTTACAATGTAGTAGTAAGTGCCTTCGGCCAGCGGAGATCCATTAATTGTAGCGTCCCATTCATTCTGATATCCTTTTTTGTGATATATCAACCGGCCTGTGCGGTCATATATTTTCACCTCATTATCAGGATAACTGTCAATATTCCGGATCACCCATTTATCGTTAATACCGTCACCATTTGGTGTCAGCAGGTTTGTAGCATCCAGTTTATAATCATCTATTACGGTGATAACGATAGATCCCTGAGCGGTACAACCTCCAGCTGTAACTCCGTTTACAGTATAGGTGGCCGTTGCCTGTGGGCGAACATTTAAAGTAGCGGTGTTTTGTCCACCAAGAATGTTATCAGCATCCTCCCAGGTATAGGTTGCAGCACCTGTGGCTGTGAGATAGATGGTAGCACCCTTTGACACAGTGTTACCCTGATCACTGCTGATGCTGAGAACAGGAGGGAGTGATACGTTTACTGTAAATTGTGTACTGATTTCATCAACACCTCCATTGGCAGTACCCCCGTTATCTTTCACGGTTAATGTAACAATAGCGTTTCCTGTCACATCTGCTTTCAGCTCATAGCGCAATGTTGCAGTTCCATCACCATTGTCAGTGACTGTGAGTGTGGTGAATACATCATTGTCTGACGTGACTGTAAGTGTGTTGGTCTGAGTGCTCTCCGGTCCGGCAGAGATGCCGGTGACTGTAATAACCTGTTCACCACCTGCGCAGACTGTCTGATCTGCTACTACGCCTACTGTCGGTGTTTCGTTCACATCTTTCAGGAAGATGCTGACTACGCCTGCCGCACTTGTATTATATCCATCGCTGACAGTTACAGCGATATTGAACTGAGCAGTTTTTTCGAAATTGAATTCGTCAGCATCGTATACAGTTAATTGTCCGGTTGTGGCATCTATAGCAAATGCGGGCACGTTATCATTGTCTGTATCTTCATTTTGTGTGATCTGCCAGTTTTTCAATGTGCCGCTATTGTCTGTTGCTACTACCGTACCAATGATCGTATTACTGCTGATATTTTCAAACAGGCTGAAAGATTGACCGGCAGTCACAATAGGAGCAGAAGCATCTACCAGCACAGCATTCAATGAGGCAATGTTGTTGAGGGCCGGAAGTAATTCATTGCCTGCCAGGTCTGTGATCTTACCTGCAGGAATGCTTAGGGGGCCAGTTACAGCAATACCATCATTGTCTGTATCACCATTGACTACCGTGTAATTGAATACCAGCTGAGTAGCGCTAGTGCTTACGAGTGTAGCATCTACCTGCATGGTGCCGATCGTAACGGGCAGAGTTACGCCCGCGGGGTCTACTGTTATAGTCTCATCTACATTTACGTTGAAACTAAGTATTTGTCCGGCCTTATAAGTGCCATCAGCAGGACCCGTTACGTTTACTACGGCAGGTGCTTTTGTATCCACATACACAATTCCCGGCGTTGTCGTATAATTAATAGTAAGATCGGCAGCGTTACCAGCAGCATCTTCGATAGTGCCCATAGCAATCGCTGTTCCGATCCCGATTCCGTCAGTATCATTATCTCCTGCCTGAACGGTGTAACGGAATGTGAGCGTGTTAGTACCGGACCCGCTTATATAAGTAGCATACCCGGTTGTACTTCCTATCAGGAGGCTGATACGTGGTGTACCTGTTAAGAACACACTTTCAGGCCAGGTAACGGTAAGATCAATGTTTGTACCTTCTTTATAGTATCCTGGCGTAACGGTTAAGTTAGTCACTGAAGGAGCTATAGCATCTACAAGTATACCCGTGGTATTGCCAGGAGTAAATGTAAGTACGGCATTGTTACCAGCGATGTCTGTGATTGTAGTGGTACTCAATTGTAATTGTCCTATTCCTATTCCATCAGTATCCTGTTGTCCTGCCAGTATAGTATAGTGGTAAGTGGCACTAGTGGAAGTGGATGACAGGAAGGTAGCATTTACAGTATTTGTCCCAACCTGTATGGGCAAATATGAAGTGGCACCAGTGAGCGTTATAGCTTCACTGAAATTAACAACAAATTTCAGTTCATCTCCTGTTTTATAGGTGCTGTCTGCAGGTAAGGTAACCGTAGTGACTACGGGTGCTATACCATCTATCTGAAGATCGTTATTAGCAGATAATGATCCTGTGGCACCCGGTGCTGGCAGGTCTAATAACGCATCTTTACTGCCGGCATTATCTTTAATTGTACCACCGCTTAATGCATTCATTGAAGTATAATCCAGGTCGGCAGACAGGTCTCCGCTTTGTACAGTATAATTGAATTGCAGCGTATCTGTGCCTGTACCTGCAGCATAAACGGCATTTGGGTCGACAGTACCGGTTTCCATAATTAACACTGGCGTGCCGGTTACACTTACGACCTCGTTAAATACAACTTTCACGGTGATGAGATCCCCTGTTTTATAGACCTGATTCGGGTTAGTCGAAGTGACGTTGATGATGAACGGTTTTAACGGGCCTACTGCAATATCAATTGTTTTTGTATCCGTTTTTGCCCCACCGGCACCTGAACTACCCAGGTCACTAACTGTGATCTGTAAGATATCGGTACCTGTATAATTACCTGTTGGAGTGTATATAATTGTGCTTAAAGCGTTGTTGATATCTGTAAGCGTACCAGAGAAGGTGTTCGTAGCATCGGCGGTGCCTGAGCCAATCAAAAATACCAGTCCGGATGTAGACGGTAACGAGATAACACCGTGGTTGACAGTCATTGTTACCTGTACGGAATTTGATCCTGCATCCACGTCGGACACAGACACTTCATTGCTTATTACAAGATTAGTGTTCAGGGCTAATGTCTTGGCAGCAGGTACGGTAATTACGGGTGCATCATTGACCGATGTAATATTGAAAGAAATTGTTTTCGTACTTTCTTCACTGCCGGCATCTCCAGAAGTACCGGGATCTGCGCCGGTAAATCCACCATCGTTGATTGTAATAGTCAGTAATACGTTACCATACGTATTAAGTGCCCCTGTAAATCTTACGCTATCGCTTGAAATATAGGTATTAATATCAGCAATACTTCCTTTAATAATGACGGAATCGTTAGCTGATGGAACGATAGTAATTCCGGTAGCAGGGTTGGCAGACAATGTACCAACACCGGAATTAACTGATAATATTACTGTAACCGCATTGCTGCCGGCATCTGTATCTGAAAAATAGAAACTATTGATAGCAGCAGGAGTATCTTCCTGTGCAGCAGCCTGGGTCGTAGTAGTAATTACAGGCGTAGCATTCACGCTTGTAATTACAAATATCACTTCCGCTGTATCACAATTAGAAGGTATGCCATTATCACAAACCTGGTATTGAAATTTGTCTATACCGCCGAACTGACTATAGGGAGTATAGGTAAATGAACCGTCTGCATTAACAATAACAGTACCGCTTGCGGGTCCCCCCCCGGATATAAGAGAAGCAGTCAGTGCATTTCCCTCATAATCAGTATCATTGGATAAAACATTGCCAGTAACCGGGGTATTATCATCCCCCGTATAAACATCATCTACTGCATAAGGAGGTGTATTAACGCTGTTTATTGTGATGGTACAGGTAGCGTTTGCGCATGCACCCTGTGCATCGCAGTTACTATATACAAATTGATCTGTACCACTAAACCCTTTATTGGGGTAATAGTCAAAACTACCATCAACCGCCAGTCTGAGTATGCCGTGAACAGGCGCCGTAACCAGCGATGCCCGATTGAAAATACGGAGTGATCCGCTATTAGGATCATTGTCATTACTTAACACGCCAGTAGCTTTACTGACATATAGGGCAACATCCTGGTTGACTGTGTAATTATCATTGGCGGGGTTCGGAGTAACGTTAGTGCTTCCTATAAAGAAGAGTGTTTTCGCGTTACCGGAACAGGCTCCGTTAGGATCACACAACTTATATGTAAAACTGTCTAATCCTGCATAACCAGCATCGGGTGTATAAGAAAAACTACCTGAGTTGCTGAGAGATAAGCTGCCATGCAGCGGTAGAGAGACAGGACTAAATGTAGTGGCATCGCCATCCATATCGTAATCATTCGCTTTGAGGCCTGGGGCGGTTTGAGAAATGGCCTGATCTGTAGCGAGAACATAATATTCATCATTAGCCACCGGGGCGTGGTTAATATTGATAAACGATACCGTAATGTTGGCAGGAGAACTTATACCACCATTCCCATCACTTAATGTAAACTGAATGATACGTGGGTCCGTAGAGGGCCAGTAGCTGTAATTGTTATAGTAGGTAATACTCTGTAATAAAGCATCAATAGCCGTGGCTGTGGCATTACTGTTAAACCGGATTTTCAGGTTCCTGCCTGTTTTGCCACCCGAATATGCGGCGATTTGGGTGCCTGCATAATAGATCAGGTTTGCGTTGACAGTAATTTGTCCGGTAGTTTTGATACTGATTTCATCTTCACTGAATCTTGCACTGTTGGTAATAGAAACAGTTAATAGTCCATCGGTAAAGTTATTCGCGGTACCGGCTGTCACATTCGCATTGCTGCCTGCATCCAGCAGAACAGGGGCTCCTGCTACTGTAAAAGATACTGCGTCTCCATCCAGGTTGGCAATTGCCGGAGGGGTAATAGCATATCCTTTGGGAGTCAATATCCATAAAAATAAAATAAGGAATGTAAGGGTAGCTTTTTTATTCATAAATATCGGTATAATGAAAACTGATGGCAGGCAGCGTAGCTGGCATGCTTACTGAGGTAGTCAAATATTGTTGTGGTTAAAATATCTTAGAAGTTGTGTTGCATCTCTTGTTTATAGCAATTTTCAGTCGGATTTAGCGCTATAGGTGGAACAAATATACCATTTTCATACCCAGCGTCTCTAATAGCAGGCGTAAATTTAGAATAAAAAATGAGATAATTAAATTCTCAGATATGGGATAGAGGGTAAGGGTGCCAAGTAACAGGTGGATGGAAGTAGTGATCATTGTATAATATCCAAATGGGATAGGCAACAAAAGTATTGACAACTAGCGGGGCTAAATTCGATCCACTTCTTTTTAAAAAATGCCTGTAAAAGAGAATGGGAATAATCAAGTACAACCTACTTAATTATTCCCATTTTCAATGCGGGTAAAGAGGGATTCCCCCCGAATTCTTTTACAGTCAATGGTTTTCAAGATCGCCGCATTCGACCGCTCTGCCATTTCTCCACTGAAAATGTGAAAAACTGAATGAAATCAAAAGGCTTCTTATACGATCCTGCGTAGGCAGGAGGCAAATCTCCTCCAGCTATTTATCATTAACCGGTAAATATTTAGCAAGCAGGTCTAACAGTGCTGTTCCATGCACATTTTCTGCCAGCAACCTGCCGTCAGGTCCTACCAGGAAATTATGCGGAATGGATTGAACACCATATAAGGCAGGAACAGTTCCTTTCATCCCCTTCAGATCAGATATGTTGGTCCAACTGCTGATTTGTTCCTCACTGATGGCTTTCATCCAATCCTCCTTTTTGGTATCAACGGATACTGCTAATAACTGAAAGGAAGATCCTTTTATCATAGCATACAGCTTCTTCATAAAAGTCATCTCATTACGGCAGGGCCCACACCAACTGGCCCAGAAATCAATGAGCACGTATTTCCCGGCATAGCCAGACAGACTTACTTTCTTCCCGTCTGCACCTGTTAAAGTAAAATCAGGTGCTTTTTCTCCTGTTTTTATAATTGGGCGATGAGTTTCCTGGTTTTTGAAATAGGCCAGTCCATCAGGAGAGTTGGCAAGTGCGGGAGAGAACAGCGTATCAATATTGCCTGGTTCGGTCAACATCGATGCTGCAAGTATGGCGGCAGGAGAGTTGTTATGCGCACTTACAAACCCGGCAAATGCCTGCATCCGCTGAGGTTTTATTTTATTTAGCGAATCGTTGTAAAGCTTCATCACCGGTATATCTGCCTGATACAACGCTTTATAATAGTGCTCATGCAGCGGCCTCAAAATAGAATCATAATGCCCGGACATGGTGATCAACATCTTGTATTCCTCATTCAAAGCACTACCGGCCACCTGGGAACGGGAGAATATACTATCTCCCAAAATTTTGGTTTCACCAGGTGTGAGGAACATCCTAAGTATTTTCCTGCGGTCAGGAGCGCCGCTTTCAGCCGCAGCTCCTGCCGTCACCAATGTCAGCTGCACATATTTAGGGTAGTCTATGGTACCGGTAAGCTGGAAATGTCCATCCACTACGGCAGCACTATCAATGATCTCCTTATACACAAATCCTCTTCCAGTCATAGATAATGGAGTCACATATATTTTAGTCGCATTATCCATGCTGGTTAGTGTACCCTTAATCTCATAATGGCCCGCCTGTGCATTGGCTATGTGACCTGTCAGGCAGAGTATGGCCAGCCATTTATATTTTCTCATTAGTAGCCTGGATTTTGGGTAAGATGAATATCATTATACAATTCATTCAGAGGAATGGGATACAGGGCAGCATTGGAAGTCCAGTTACTTTTTTCTGCTCCCAGCACGGCATCTATTCTCCCGGTGCGTCTCAGATCGATCCACCGGTGACCATATTCTGTAAATAATTCGGTTTGTCTTTCCTTTTCAATCGCGAGCCTGACTTCTTCCTTTGAAGTAGCGGTGGTATTACCCAGCCCGGCCCTGTTACGGATGATATTGATGTCCGCAATGGCATCTGCGGTATTTCCTAATTCCATATTAGCCTCTGCCCGGATAAGGTATTGTTCTGACAGCCGGAGGTAAGTGACAGATTCTGCCAGGGAGGTAGTATTGGTTGCTTTCAATTTGTACTTATAAGGATAGTAATAGGTCACGTTATCAACCGTTACACTCCCTATCCAGTTGGATAACCGGAGGTCACCGGTTTCAAATGCAGCTAAAAGATGGTCAGAGATCAGGTAAGACGGAGTAGGACTGATAATGAGATAATATTGACCTTCAATTGTATACCCGGTAGTTCCGCTGGATGGTAGTTGCCAGATAGCTTCATTATTATTGGCTGTCATAACTTTGCCAATATTGGCAGAGGTAAGAAGGTTATAAAGTCCATTACTCTGAGCTATTACGGAATCAGCATAATTTGCAGCTTTTTGCCAGTTACCAAGATAGAGGTGTACCCTGGCCAGTAAGGCCATGGCCGCATATTTGTTAGGCATGATGCGTTTCCCACCGGAGAAGGTATAGTTCTTATTCAGGTTGGCAGCGGCACTCTCCAGGTCAGCAATGATTTGTTGATATACGGTATCAGTGCTGCTTCTGGCAATGTTCTTTGTCACTGTCACATTGGTAGTGGTCACCAATGGAACACTCCCCCATAAATTCACCAGGTAGAAATGACAAAAGGCTCTTACAAATTTACTTTCGGCCAGTGCATCCTGTTTGATTGAATCTGTGAGTGTAGCCGTGCTGTTGGTAATTCCTTCAATGATGCTATTGGCCTGGTAGTTGACTTCATAAAGGTCCGTCCACAGATCTTGGATACTGGTATTATCGGAGCCAATTGCGTTGTTGAGAAAGGGATCATACGTATCTGATGTACTATTGAAATCCAGTTCATCAGCTGACATACCTGTATACGAAGAGAGCCCCAGTTGTAGTTCATACGAATCAGAGGTAGAGAGTGTCACGAACATACCACTTATGGCAGCTTTCACAGTCGAATTCGTTGAAAATACATTTCCTGAACTTAGCTGATTGGACGGGACGTTTACATCAGCAAATTTTTTACAGCCTGCCACTAAAAGAAGGCAAAGATATATTGATATGATAGATTTTATATTGCGGATCATTTGCGTCATTTTTTAGAATGAAAGTTTTAAGCCAGCGGTAATGGTTCTTAATGGAGGAATACCTGCAGCCCCCGTTTCGGGATCATATCCGTCAAAGTTGGTAATGGTAAACAGATTTTGTGCTCTCACATAAATCTGTGCAGCTGTCATTTTTACACGGGATAGCCATTCGTTGTTAAAGTTGTAGACCAGGGATATATTTTTAAGACGCGCATAAGCTGCATTACTATACACTCCGTCTGATAGCTGGTATTTTACGCCGGATAAATAGGCAGACCCTTCGGTGTAAGAGAAAGTACGAGTGGCGATTTTCCCATTTGTTTCCTTGAACAGTGCATAAGACGATGCAGGCATATTAATAGGATTATAGCCTGTGGCAGCGATCAATGATTTTGCACCTTTCTTCATGTTTTTCCCGGTAAACTGGATGAAGATATCCAATTGAAACGCTTTATAACGGAATGAGTTATTCAATCCTCCATAGTAGTCAGGATTTGACTTACCTAAGTAAACATAATCACCCAGGCCATTTTTAGTAAGGCCTGTTTCGGAGCTATATGCGGTGGTCCCGTTGTTGTTAGCATCCAGGAAAGAGGGAAGACTGGTGGTAGCGTCAACGCCCTGGTATTTGTAGCCATGTACTGCACTCATCGATTCGCCTACTACATAGTTGTAAACATAGGAGGTACTGATGAGGGAAGGGAATGCGGTCAGTTTGGTATCGGCAAAAGTAATATTGAAAGCAGCTGACCAGGAGAAATTTTTGGTTTTCACTGGTTGAGCGGTCAGGCTATATTCCATACCTTCCTGTTTGATAGTAGCAGGAAGGTTCATATAAGAGGAAGAAAAGCCTGTCACAGTAGCAAGAGGGCCCTGTACCAGCGGATTATTGGTTTTGTTCAGGAACCATGCGCCGGTAACCAGGATCTTGTCATGGAGGAATCCAAGCTCTAGTCCAATCTCTCTTTTATGATTGACCTCCCATTTGAGATTAGGATTGGAGATCCTGCTGGGAATGATCCCCCCTACGCTATTATAGCTATAGTAGCTGGTAGAGTAGGTATCCAGGTATTGATAATTACTGATCTGGTCATTACCAGAGGTACCATAGCTGGCTCTCAGCTTCCCAAAGCTTAGCACCGGACTTAAAGGCTGCATGAACTTTTCCTGCGAAAAGAGCCATGCGGCGCCAATGGAAGCGAAACTACCATACCGGTTATTTTTGCCAAATTTGGAGCTGGCATCCCAACGGTAATTCGCATTCAGGATATATTTATTATCCCATTTGTAGTTGATACGTCCGAATACAGATTGATATTTGTATTCGGATGAGAATGTATAGACACTCAGTTTACCCGCAGCGCTGGGGCTGGTGAGCAATGCATCGGAGGTGTAGTTGGAGGCGACCAGGTAATATGGCTGGTCAAAAGAACTGGACTGAAATGTGGAGCCTGCAAGCACATTCAAAATTCCGTGGCTGATTTGACGGGAATACTCTGCCTGTGGTTCCACGTTCCAGGTGGTCAGCACATTCTCCATAAAGAGTGCACCGGGCAGCGTATTGTCGTATGGATTGATCGATTTGCTGTAGCTCAGGTTCTGTGAATTTGACAACAGCTTGTTATAGGAAGAGTTGAGTTTAAGATTTAATCCTTTTATTGGTGTATAGCCGAGAGAAATATTGCCGATGATATTGTTATTCTTCATACTATACTGCTTATACATATAAGCCAGTGGATTTTCATAATTAGTAGAAGAGCTGTTTATCCAATATAGATTGCCAGTACTATCATATAGCGGGAAGTTAGGTGCTTTTGTGAGTCCCACCATTGCCAGGTCGTAAGAATATCCTAACCGGACTACGTTATTATTCTTATCCCAGGACATGGTGGCTCCCATGGAGGCGGTGAACTTTCTATCGACGGAAGAATGTGCGGCTGTAAAATGTATTGCACCTCTCTGATAGTTGTAATCACCGGGAATAACTGCTGTTTCCTTGTGATAATTACCACTCAGCAGGAGGTTTGTTTGCTGACTGCCGCCAGTAAAGGAAACGGCTGCATCATTTGTAGTCGCTGCTTTCCCGATCATCAGCTGCTGGAAGTCTGTAGAGTGGGTGGTATCCCATACCATCAGATCCGGGGCAGTGCTGGCAGTAGGTGCGATATTTGAGTTGGCAAAAGCTGTTCTGCGAATTTCCAGGTATTTTTTCAGATCAAGTGCCTGTACGCTATGAACATCGCCTACACGGGTAGAACCGGTAGAAGCACTGACATCGAAACGCGTTTTGCCTGGTTTCCCTTTTTTGGTGGTGATCAGTATCACCCCGTTTGAACCACGGCTACCATAAATAGCGGTAGCATCAGCGTCTTTCAGCACATCAATACTTTCGATGTCTGCCGGATTAATATTGTTTAGCGGACTGCTGCCGAAAGAAGGTTTAAGATAGCCCACATTATTGCCGCCGGCAGTGTAAACAGCTTCCGATGTGAAGGGTACGCCATCAATGATATACAAGGGATTCGTACCGGAAAGGAGGGAGGCGATTCCCCTGATCTGAACAGAGATACCTGCACCTGGCGTACCGCTTTGCTCAGTGATCAGCAAACCGGGTAAGCGGCCTGAGAGTGCCTGCAAAGGGTTGGTAACCGGTTGTGACTCGATCTCTTTGGAACTGATAGTGGCAATATCGCCTGTGGAAAAGCGGCGGGTAGTAGTACCATATCCCAT is a genomic window of Chitinophaga sp. LS1 containing:
- a CDS encoding response regulator transcription factor; this encodes MHKVLIIEDDTHIVELLSIHLNDLNCHVFAESNGQRGLATAKEQSFDLIILDIMLPGINGMEICRRIRQTDRHTPILILSAKSEEIDKVVGLETGADDYLTKPFSVREFIARVKVIFRRKDDAMPVHEKLPESAVIRFSGLEIDTDKRKVMLHDTRVDLSPKEFDLITLLAANPGKSYSRKRLLNLVWGYDFEGYEHTVNSHINRLRGKIEEDISNPRFILTTWGVGYRFNEEL
- a CDS encoding spondin domain-containing protein, coding for MKQNILKPLTALSVIVFLAACSKDKKAEQQSNTITIENVLDSKPLVESGTFKGTGAPPVILPGQSVSFTFSAAKNQRLTFSTMYGWSNDLFFAPENPGIKLYNDDGTPITGDVSTQIKLWDNGTRVNQAPGMNVTHPGTAVTTPQNIKEVMSTDDYGNTYLPASSLIKVSLAYSGNSTFTATIMNTSGGTSNETPFSPGVWAISYVAGGNLLLPEPIYSANKPTANGLTDIAEMGDNTALSTYLTGITGIFTPLSPILVVVYDGSENPFYKVGENDRAEGLKDLAQKGSADALAAVLKTKAGVKNVYVLPAPTSTVLLPKINGADGGKVSQLLNIVAGDRIAIATMYGFSNDWFFATTGNGIDATQKGDVSGSVGLFDDGTAINQFPGAGITQFNLAGTPLQENIPIQAVPNPNSFTTLPDLTKIIKVTLQ
- a CDS encoding PorP/SprF family type IX secretion system membrane protein — protein: MKKIYTLILLFCSAQASQAQSAGNAVSNFEPPESQYFFNQYLANPAMAGLDSGIHINASYRRPWDAIPGAPITQTFTADANLKNRVGAGLNIFNDKSGLLQRTKVGLTYAYHLPLGMRAQALHFGLSLALDIQRLDTKSVNGETNDPSIGRFNRRDNYFESDFGVAYTDLHLTVQAALPNLISTFKNDNRGVSGLATYYTAASYKFYTGTEISKVEPKIAYRGINGADNIIDAGVNIGLLDDWANVSGMYHSSGSVSAGAGLNYQSLFSLQVIYITQTTGYSTIMGNSFEINLRVNIAK